One genomic window of Microbacterium sp. BH-3-3-3 includes the following:
- a CDS encoding WXG100 family type VII secretion target — translation MYIRFDSARHGELVAHLDHALSGIAMEIDLLDREASRLRGDWHGSAREAYDRTHTAGAALLEELERGLRGARDFASATAERFVATERAVRALWRR, via the coding sequence GTGTACATCCGGTTCGACAGCGCGCGCCACGGCGAGCTCGTCGCGCACCTCGACCACGCGCTCTCCGGCATCGCGATGGAGATCGACCTGCTCGACCGGGAGGCCAGTCGCCTTCGCGGGGACTGGCACGGCTCGGCGCGCGAAGCCTACGACCGGACCCACACCGCGGGGGCGGCGTTGCTCGAGGAGCTGGAGCGCGGGCTGCGGGGTGCCCGCGACTTCGCCTCAGCGACGGCGGAACGATTCGTCGCGACCGAGCGCGCGGTCCGCGCCCTGTGGCGCCGGTGA
- a CDS encoding HdeD family acid-resistance protein, translated as MSPSSTTSPALSAVRTALGVSGALSLVIGLLILVWPGRTAEIAVGIISVYVIIAGLVNIGIGLFWRSGWARIGYIVLGVLFIVAGIFSFANLSATTAWFGVFIGTLVGILWIIEGVVSLTTVGHGSKARAWTIFFAIVSILAGVVLLFSPLLGAVTLFLLIGISLVILGIFQIVRAIQFGKAA; from the coding sequence ATGTCGCCCTCGTCCACGACCAGCCCCGCTCTCAGCGCCGTCCGCACCGCGCTCGGCGTCAGCGGCGCGCTGTCGCTCGTCATCGGCCTGCTCATCCTGGTGTGGCCCGGCCGCACCGCCGAGATCGCCGTCGGCATCATCTCGGTCTACGTCATCATCGCCGGACTGGTGAACATCGGCATCGGCCTGTTCTGGCGCTCCGGCTGGGCTCGCATCGGCTACATCGTGCTCGGCGTGCTGTTCATCGTCGCGGGCATCTTCTCGTTCGCCAACCTCTCGGCCACGACCGCGTGGTTCGGCGTCTTCATCGGCACCCTCGTCGGCATCCTGTGGATCATCGAGGGCGTCGTCTCGCTCACCACCGTCGGCCACGGCTCGAAGGCACGGGCCTGGACGATCTTCTTCGCGATCGTCAGCATCCTCGCCGGCGTCGTGCTGCTCTTCTCGCCGCTCCTGGGCGCGGTGACGCTGTTCCTGCTCATCGGCATCTCGCTCGTCATCCTCGGCATCTTCCAGATCGTGCGAGCGATCCAGTTCGGCAAGGCCGCGTAA
- a CDS encoding S9 family peptidase, which translates to MRSVDIEALVSVGRPALSSDGDVAVFATSRPDLVADRGVGQLWRVDLPDGAPRRLTRGVADKAPRLSPDDATVAFLRADERGRAQVFVVSVLGGEPVQVTDQPGGVTDVAWSPDGTRLAFSARVPEPGRYGTVEGRDAAAEPPRRITGIRWHSNGAGYLDRPSHLFVVDAPSTDAEPFYTPAPALEAPEKRVIPAEPTRLTEGDTSWSGVVWTHDGSELLSVPDVIETDRRDLRDRIVAVAVEGGAEREVLSTSADLSVAEVAVAPDGAIFALANDVGPEGVDFVAPGVSLFLLEAEGPRRLTDAETIDLGEVGSHLSFDDGDVLVQDRTRGRLRLLRVTRGADVSEVLGGDLEVNGHAVANGRVVASVAAPESFGELVLVDPVAGVRAVTDFGAAVRERGVVVPVEHEIAGRDGYPVHGWVATPEGEGPFPVILQIHGGPYASYGVHVFDETQVLVDAGYAVVYSNPRGSAGYGRAHGRSIRQKMGTLDFFDVLDFFDGVVAADPRLDGDRVGVMGGSYGGYMTAWIIAHDHRFAGAIVERGFLDPTAFPGSSDIGSFFGQEYVGTDPEQMAAQSPMAVVDRVRTPTLVLHSELDFRCPLEQATRYYAALKRQGTEAEMLVFPGEDHELTRAGRPQHRVQRFDAVLEWWARYLPVV; encoded by the coding sequence ATGCGCTCCGTCGACATCGAGGCGCTCGTCTCCGTGGGGCGCCCCGCGCTCTCGTCCGACGGCGACGTCGCCGTCTTCGCCACCTCGCGCCCCGATCTCGTCGCTGACCGCGGAGTGGGCCAGCTCTGGCGGGTCGACCTGCCCGACGGCGCGCCGCGCCGCCTGACCCGCGGTGTCGCCGACAAGGCGCCGCGCCTCTCGCCCGACGACGCCACCGTCGCGTTCCTCCGCGCCGATGAGCGCGGCCGCGCGCAGGTGTTCGTCGTCTCGGTCCTCGGTGGCGAGCCGGTCCAGGTGACCGACCAGCCCGGGGGAGTGACCGACGTCGCCTGGTCGCCCGACGGCACGCGTCTGGCGTTCTCGGCGCGCGTGCCCGAGCCCGGTCGGTACGGCACCGTCGAGGGGCGCGATGCCGCCGCCGAACCGCCGCGTCGGATCACCGGCATCCGGTGGCACTCGAACGGCGCCGGCTACCTGGACCGCCCGAGCCATCTCTTCGTGGTGGACGCGCCCTCGACCGATGCGGAGCCCTTCTACACGCCCGCTCCGGCGCTCGAAGCGCCCGAGAAGCGCGTGATACCCGCCGAGCCCACGCGGCTGACCGAGGGTGACACCAGTTGGAGCGGCGTCGTCTGGACGCACGACGGCAGCGAGCTGCTGAGCGTTCCCGACGTGATCGAGACCGACCGCCGCGACCTGCGCGACCGCATCGTGGCCGTCGCGGTCGAGGGTGGGGCCGAGCGCGAGGTGCTCTCGACCTCAGCCGACCTGTCGGTCGCCGAGGTCGCCGTGGCGCCCGACGGGGCGATCTTCGCGCTTGCGAACGACGTGGGTCCGGAGGGCGTGGACTTCGTCGCCCCCGGCGTCTCGCTGTTCCTGCTGGAGGCCGAGGGTCCGCGCCGGCTCACCGACGCCGAGACGATCGATCTCGGCGAGGTCGGCAGTCACCTGTCGTTCGACGACGGCGACGTGCTCGTGCAGGACCGCACCCGCGGGCGCCTGCGCCTGCTGCGCGTCACGCGCGGAGCAGACGTGTCCGAGGTCCTCGGCGGGGACCTCGAGGTCAACGGCCACGCCGTCGCGAACGGCCGGGTCGTGGCATCCGTCGCCGCGCCCGAATCGTTCGGTGAGCTGGTGCTCGTCGACCCCGTCGCGGGCGTTCGCGCCGTCACCGACTTCGGCGCCGCCGTGCGCGAGCGGGGTGTCGTCGTGCCGGTCGAGCACGAGATCGCCGGCCGCGACGGCTACCCGGTGCACGGGTGGGTCGCCACGCCCGAGGGCGAGGGGCCGTTCCCGGTCATCCTGCAGATCCACGGCGGGCCGTACGCGTCATACGGGGTGCACGTCTTCGACGAGACCCAGGTGCTCGTCGACGCCGGGTACGCCGTCGTCTACAGCAACCCCCGCGGGAGCGCCGGATACGGTCGCGCCCACGGCCGGTCGATCCGACAGAAGATGGGCACCCTCGACTTCTTCGACGTGCTCGACTTCTTCGACGGCGTCGTGGCGGCAGATCCTCGCCTCGACGGCGACCGCGTCGGCGTGATGGGCGGGTCCTACGGCGGATACATGACCGCATGGATCATCGCGCATGACCACCGCTTCGCCGGCGCGATCGTGGAGCGCGGGTTCCTCGACCCGACCGCGTTCCCGGGCTCGAGCGACATCGGCTCGTTCTTCGGTCAGGAGTACGTCGGGACCGACCCCGAGCAGATGGCCGCGCAGAGCCCCATGGCCGTCGTCGACCGGGTGCGCACCCCCACGCTGGTGCTCCACTCCGAGCTGGACTTCCGCTGCCCGCTCGAACAGGCCACGCGTTACTACGCGGCGCTGAAGCGCCAGGGCACCGAGGCCGAGATGCTCGTCTTCCCCGGCGAAGACCACGAGCTCACCCGCGCGGGTCGGCCGCAGCACCGGGTGCAGCGCTTCGACGCGGTCCTCGAATGGTGGGCGCGGTACCTGCCGGTCGTGTGA
- a CDS encoding SDR family oxidoreductase: MSQTLPSGSLSGKTALVTGSSRGIGADTVKYFAEAGANVVINFRNKAPRAEKLASQLRELGVEALVVGADLTDPASVKAMFDEVERTFGGLDVLVLNASGGMESGMAEDYALLLNRDAQVSVLETALPLLKADARVVFVTSHQAHFIRTTPTMPEYEPVALSKRAGEDALREKIPALEERGIGFTVVSGDMIEGTITATLLERANPGAIAARRDDAGKLYNVSEFAAEVARAALDPVPADNTRLVGDTGSFGGE; this comes from the coding sequence GTGTCTCAGACCCTTCCGTCCGGCTCCCTGAGCGGCAAGACCGCGCTCGTCACCGGCTCGTCGCGCGGCATCGGCGCCGACACCGTGAAGTACTTCGCCGAGGCCGGCGCGAATGTCGTCATCAACTTCCGCAACAAGGCGCCGCGCGCCGAGAAGCTCGCGTCGCAGCTGCGTGAGCTGGGCGTCGAGGCGCTCGTCGTGGGCGCCGACCTCACCGACCCCGCGTCGGTGAAGGCGATGTTCGATGAGGTCGAGCGCACGTTCGGAGGCCTCGACGTGCTCGTGCTCAACGCCTCGGGCGGCATGGAGTCCGGCATGGCCGAGGACTACGCGCTGCTGCTCAACCGCGACGCGCAGGTCTCCGTGCTCGAAACCGCGCTGCCGTTGCTCAAGGCCGACGCGCGCGTGGTGTTCGTGACCAGTCACCAGGCGCACTTCATCCGCACCACCCCGACCATGCCCGAGTACGAGCCGGTCGCGCTGTCGAAGCGGGCCGGCGAAGACGCGCTGCGTGAGAAGATCCCCGCTCTCGAGGAGCGCGGCATCGGCTTCACCGTCGTCTCGGGCGACATGATCGAAGGCACCATCACGGCCACCCTGCTCGAGCGCGCCAACCCCGGCGCGATCGCCGCCCGCCGTGACGACGCCGGCAAGCTGTACAACGTGTCGGAGTTCGCGGCCGAGGTCGCCCGCGCGGCCCTCGACCCGGTTCCCGCCGACAACACCCGTCTCGTGGGCGACACGGGTTCGTTCGGAGGCGAGTGA
- a CDS encoding glycerophosphodiester phosphodiesterase family protein, producing the protein MTASPAARHPYLSPEGPRVLAHRGLVTPDAVANGLVDNSFAAVAAAHAAGAVYVESDCHLTADGTVVLFHDDDLRRVAEDPRAIADVRVHELAELMSDRGGLITLAQALDAFPDVRFNLDVKATAAAEPVGRLIAPHAERVLVTSFSDDRRRTALEAARRAGATRRPATSPGSATIARLLAARVLGQRRRVRELLADLDALQVPERHGVIPVVTPGFVRDAHAAGVEVHVWTVNESADMHRLLDLGVDGLVTDRADLALAVVNER; encoded by the coding sequence ATGACCGCATCGCCCGCCGCCCGGCATCCCTACCTCTCACCGGAGGGACCGCGTGTGCTGGCGCACCGGGGGCTCGTCACCCCGGATGCCGTCGCGAACGGGCTGGTCGACAACTCGTTCGCCGCGGTGGCCGCGGCGCACGCCGCCGGCGCCGTCTATGTCGAATCGGACTGCCACCTCACCGCCGACGGCACCGTCGTGCTGTTCCACGACGACGACCTGCGACGCGTCGCCGAAGACCCTCGGGCGATCGCCGATGTCCGCGTGCACGAGCTGGCGGAGCTCATGTCGGACCGCGGCGGCCTCATCACCCTCGCCCAGGCGCTCGACGCCTTCCCCGACGTGCGCTTCAACCTCGACGTCAAGGCCACCGCCGCGGCCGAACCGGTCGGGCGGCTCATCGCGCCGCACGCCGAGCGGGTGCTCGTCACGAGCTTCTCCGACGATCGCCGTCGCACCGCCCTCGAGGCGGCCCGCCGCGCGGGGGCGACCCGCCGCCCGGCCACCTCCCCCGGATCGGCGACCATCGCCCGCCTGCTGGCGGCGCGCGTGCTGGGCCAGCGCCGGCGTGTGCGGGAGCTGCTCGCCGACCTCGATGCGCTGCAGGTGCCCGAGCGGCACGGGGTGATCCCGGTCGTGACCCCGGGCTTCGTCCGCGACGCGCACGCCGCCGGCGTCGAGGTGCACGTGTGGACGGTCAACGAATCCGCCGACATGCACCGCCTGCTCGACCTGGGCGTCGACGGGCTGGTCACCGACCGCGCCGACCTGGCTCTGGCCGTGGTGAACGAACGGTGA
- a CDS encoding RNA polymerase-binding protein RbpA encodes MADRSLRGIRLGAQSLQSEDGVVFHDRAQHTYNCSTCGRDTVLTFAADAEVPESWECRTCGAEALLRIGDGIATVDHSGDKAARTHWDMLLERRTLPELEELLEERLAFVRARRGAGNEKLSA; translated from the coding sequence ATGGCAGACCGCAGTCTCCGCGGCATCCGACTCGGCGCCCAAAGCCTCCAGAGCGAAGACGGCGTCGTGTTTCACGACCGTGCACAACACACGTACAACTGCAGCACCTGCGGACGCGACACCGTCCTGACGTTCGCTGCAGACGCCGAGGTTCCGGAGTCCTGGGAGTGCCGCACGTGCGGCGCCGAAGCGCTGCTGCGCATCGGTGACGGCATCGCGACCGTCGACCACAGCGGCGACAAGGCCGCCCGTACGCACTGGGACATGCTCCTGGAGCGTCGCACCCTCCCCGAGCTCGAAGAGCTGCTCGAAGAGCGTCTCGCCTTCGTGCGCGCCCGCCGTGGCGCCGGGAACGAGAAGCTCAGCGCCTGA
- the lnt gene encoding apolipoprotein N-acyltransferase: MSTRRPRARLAEPAPSVLRLAFAAPLSVVAGLLLVTAFPALAWWPMALPAVVLALVVLAGRGIWSSLLVGFLFGAAFFSVNLLFTARYLGPIPWIALSVLEALLTAVFAIPIALAYRWMPRLAPGTLGRLVLLPALVAGLWTLREQVVGSWPYGGFPWGRIGVSQVNGPFAEVASWVGMSGLTFLVVLLCAMAIEFVRTGRFRRLARAVPAALVLVVLVALPQFPTTDAGSLRVGAAQGNGPAGYFDQRSRNAVLNAQLAASAPLLGQDMDVLLWPEGGVDSDPTASRPTAAVLDELSRRVDAPLLVSAVTERGPDLFNSALLWTPDGGAIATYDKRHPVPFGEYVPDRAFWEPFAPDLIGLIGREYTPGTASPLFDLNGVGMGLAICFDVIYDDVVWDGAAAGAQIYMFQTNNADFRGTDENLQQLAFARMRAIETGRSVVNLSTVGTSQVIAPDGATLDELPVDVAGHMLTDVPLRTGLTPATVIGPAVKIVVGGGSLVALLAAGVLVAVRSRATKKTPTPEGAGV; the protein is encoded by the coding sequence GTGTCGACGCGCCGTCCGCGCGCGCGCCTCGCCGAGCCCGCCCCGTCGGTGCTGCGTCTGGCGTTCGCGGCGCCGCTCTCGGTCGTGGCGGGTCTGCTGCTGGTCACCGCGTTCCCCGCGTTGGCGTGGTGGCCGATGGCACTGCCCGCCGTGGTGCTCGCGCTCGTCGTCCTCGCCGGTCGGGGCATCTGGTCGTCGCTGCTCGTGGGGTTCCTGTTCGGGGCGGCCTTCTTCTCGGTCAACCTGCTCTTCACGGCGCGCTACCTGGGACCCATCCCGTGGATCGCGCTGTCGGTGCTCGAAGCGCTGCTCACCGCGGTGTTCGCCATCCCCATCGCGCTGGCCTACCGATGGATGCCGCGGCTGGCGCCGGGAACGCTCGGACGGCTCGTGCTGCTGCCGGCCCTCGTCGCGGGGCTGTGGACGTTGCGCGAGCAGGTCGTCGGCTCGTGGCCGTACGGCGGCTTCCCCTGGGGACGTATCGGCGTCTCGCAGGTGAACGGGCCCTTCGCCGAGGTGGCGTCGTGGGTCGGCATGTCGGGGCTGACGTTCCTCGTCGTGCTGCTGTGCGCCATGGCGATCGAGTTCGTGCGCACCGGGCGGTTCCGCCGTCTCGCGCGTGCCGTGCCGGCCGCACTCGTGCTGGTCGTGCTCGTGGCGCTGCCGCAGTTCCCGACCACCGACGCGGGCTCGCTGCGCGTGGGCGCGGCGCAGGGCAACGGTCCCGCCGGCTACTTCGACCAGCGCTCCCGCAACGCCGTGCTGAACGCGCAGCTGGCGGCATCCGCTCCGCTTCTCGGGCAGGACATGGACGTGCTGCTCTGGCCCGAGGGTGGCGTCGACTCCGACCCGACCGCCTCGCGACCGACCGCCGCCGTGCTCGACGAGCTGTCGCGCCGGGTCGACGCGCCGCTGCTCGTGTCAGCGGTGACCGAGCGCGGGCCCGACCTGTTCAACTCCGCGCTGCTGTGGACCCCCGACGGCGGGGCGATCGCCACGTACGACAAACGGCATCCGGTGCCGTTCGGCGAGTACGTGCCCGACCGGGCGTTCTGGGAGCCGTTCGCTCCCGACCTGATCGGTCTGATCGGGCGCGAGTACACCCCCGGAACGGCGAGCCCGCTCTTCGACCTGAACGGTGTCGGCATGGGCCTTGCCATCTGCTTCGACGTGATCTACGACGACGTGGTGTGGGACGGCGCGGCCGCGGGGGCGCAGATCTACATGTTCCAGACCAACAACGCCGACTTTCGCGGCACCGACGAGAACCTGCAGCAGCTCGCCTTCGCGCGCATGCGGGCGATCGAGACCGGTCGTTCGGTGGTGAACCTCTCGACCGTGGGCACGAGCCAGGTCATCGCACCCGACGGGGCCACCCTCGACGAGCTGCCCGTCGACGTCGCGGGGCACATGCTCACCGACGTGCCGCTGCGCACCGGTCTCACCCCCGCGACGGTCATCGGACCCGCGGTCAAGATCGTGGTGGGCGGGGGGAGCCTCGTCGCTCTGCTGGCGGCCGGTGTGCTCGTCGCGGTGCGGTCCCGCGCCACGAAGAAGACGCCGACCCCCGAAGGGGCCGGCGTCTGA
- a CDS encoding RNA helicase, which produces MSAPSPAERFARASARSTHPHTADFAEMQRFELDDFQIAGCHALEDGRSVLVAAPTGAGKTIVGEFAIHLAMSEPGDKAFYTTPIKALSNQKFHELQEIYGDDEVGLLTGDTNINSSARIVVMTTEVLRNMLYADSPALRGLRFVVMDEVHYLADRFRGAVWEEVIIHLPSSVKLVSLSATVSNAEEFGDWLDTVRGDTEVIVSETRPVPLEQHVLVRGDLLPLFDDRAGVATAQVNQELLRIRGGNSGGYENNRRAQEYRSARHAGGPRHAGQRRAGHKPTRAAQGPRIERIDRPEVVELLQRNHLLPAIFFIFSRAGCDAAVQQLRRANVRLTSAEERVEIRQIVDELTFTLKDEDLAVLHFWEWRDNLERGMASHHAGLLPAFKEVVEELFRRKLVKVVFATETLALGINMPARTVVLEKLEKFNGEARVAITSGEYTQLTGRAGRRGIDVEGHAVVQFTEGLDPQSVAALASRRTYPLNSSFRPTYNMAVNLIDQFGRARAREVLESSFAQFQADRSVVGLARQVKDAEESLSGYEQAMTCDRGDFREYSTIRRELSDLEKINRRDATAPRRLRDERQEQIQSLRRRMQRHPCQSCPDREAHARWAERYWKLKRTTDKTRQQIDQRTGNVARVFDRVVEVLAALEYVAIEDDGATVLTPAGRTMRRIYGERDLLVAESLRQRLWDGLDAPSLAALACCLVYEPRRDEAGPGERGLPRGAFRGALDATQTLWQELDDLERDHRLPGSAEPASGLAPAMHAWAKGLPLDSVLTLADMAAGDFVRWVKQTIDLLDQISLVAEPKLASTARTALDSVRRGIVAYTSA; this is translated from the coding sequence GTGAGCGCGCCGAGTCCGGCCGAGCGTTTCGCGCGCGCCAGCGCCCGTTCGACGCACCCGCACACGGCCGACTTCGCCGAGATGCAGCGGTTCGAGCTCGACGACTTCCAGATCGCCGGATGCCACGCGCTCGAAGACGGGCGGAGCGTGCTGGTGGCGGCCCCCACCGGCGCCGGAAAGACCATCGTCGGCGAGTTCGCCATCCACCTCGCGATGTCGGAGCCCGGGGACAAGGCGTTCTACACCACGCCGATCAAGGCGTTGTCGAACCAGAAGTTCCACGAGCTGCAAGAGATCTACGGCGACGACGAGGTGGGCCTGCTCACCGGCGACACGAACATCAACTCCTCGGCGCGCATCGTCGTGATGACGACCGAGGTGCTGCGCAACATGCTGTACGCCGATTCGCCGGCCCTGCGTGGCCTGCGCTTCGTCGTCATGGACGAGGTGCACTACCTCGCCGACCGCTTCCGTGGCGCGGTGTGGGAAGAAGTCATCATCCACCTGCCGTCGTCGGTCAAACTCGTGTCGCTGTCGGCGACCGTGTCGAATGCCGAGGAGTTCGGCGACTGGCTCGACACCGTGCGCGGCGACACCGAGGTGATCGTGTCGGAGACCCGGCCCGTGCCCCTCGAGCAGCACGTGCTCGTGCGCGGCGATCTGCTGCCGCTGTTCGACGACCGGGCGGGGGTCGCCACCGCCCAGGTGAACCAGGAGCTGCTGCGCATTCGCGGGGGCAACTCCGGGGGATACGAGAACAACCGGCGCGCGCAGGAGTACCGCTCGGCCCGCCACGCCGGAGGTCCGCGCCACGCGGGCCAGCGCCGTGCCGGGCACAAGCCGACCCGTGCGGCGCAGGGGCCCCGCATCGAGCGCATCGACCGTCCCGAGGTCGTGGAGCTGCTGCAGCGCAACCACCTGCTGCCTGCGATCTTCTTCATCTTCAGCCGCGCCGGCTGCGACGCCGCCGTGCAGCAGCTGCGGCGCGCGAACGTGCGGCTGACCTCGGCCGAGGAGCGCGTCGAGATCCGCCAGATCGTCGACGAGCTGACTTTCACACTGAAGGACGAGGACCTCGCCGTCCTGCACTTCTGGGAGTGGCGCGACAACCTCGAGCGCGGCATGGCCTCGCACCACGCGGGCCTGCTGCCGGCGTTCAAAGAGGTCGTCGAGGAGCTGTTCCGTCGCAAGCTCGTCAAGGTCGTCTTCGCGACCGAGACACTGGCGCTCGGCATCAACATGCCGGCACGCACGGTCGTGCTCGAGAAGCTCGAGAAGTTCAACGGCGAAGCTCGCGTGGCCATCACGTCGGGGGAGTACACGCAGCTGACCGGTCGCGCCGGCCGCCGCGGCATCGACGTCGAGGGCCACGCGGTGGTGCAGTTCACCGAGGGCCTCGACCCGCAGTCGGTCGCGGCGCTGGCCTCGCGCCGCACCTATCCGCTGAACTCGAGCTTCCGGCCCACGTACAACATGGCCGTCAACCTCATTGACCAGTTCGGTCGGGCCCGGGCCCGCGAGGTGCTCGAGTCGTCGTTCGCGCAGTTCCAGGCCGACCGCTCGGTCGTCGGTCTCGCGCGTCAGGTGAAGGATGCCGAGGAGTCGCTCTCGGGCTACGAGCAGGCGATGACGTGCGACCGCGGGGACTTCCGCGAGTACTCCACGATCCGCCGCGAACTCAGCGATCTCGAGAAGATCAACCGGCGCGACGCCACGGCGCCCCGTCGCCTGCGCGACGAGCGGCAGGAGCAGATCCAGTCGCTGCGCCGGCGCATGCAGCGGCACCCCTGCCAGTCGTGCCCCGATCGCGAGGCCCACGCCCGCTGGGCGGAGCGGTATTGGAAGCTCAAGCGCACCACCGACAAGACCCGGCAGCAGATCGATCAGCGCACCGGTAACGTCGCGCGCGTCTTCGACCGGGTCGTCGAGGTGCTCGCCGCCCTGGAGTACGTCGCGATCGAAGACGACGGTGCCACGGTGCTGACCCCCGCGGGTCGCACGATGCGCCGCATCTACGGTGAGCGCGACCTGCTCGTGGCCGAGTCGCTGCGCCAGCGCCTGTGGGACGGACTCGATGCCCCGTCCCTTGCCGCCCTCGCCTGCTGCCTCGTGTACGAACCGCGCCGCGACGAGGCCGGGCCGGGCGAGCGGGGTCTGCCGCGCGGCGCGTTCCGCGGGGCGCTCGATGCCACGCAGACCCTCTGGCAGGAGCTCGACGACCTCGAGCGCGACCACCGCCTGCCGGGCTCGGCGGAACCCGCCTCCGGCCTGGCCCCCGCCATGCACGCGTGGGCGAAGGGTCTGCCCCTCGACAGCGTGCTCACCCTCGCGGACATGGCCGCGGGGGACTTCGTCCGCTGGGTCAAGCAGACGATCGACCTGCTCGACCAGATCTCGCTCGTCGCCGAACCGAAGCTCGCGTCGACCGCGCGCACGGCGTTGGATTCCGTGCGGCGCGGCATCGTCGCGTACACGTCCGCGTGA
- the tatC gene encoding twin-arginine translocase subunit TatC: MSIGAHLVELRKRLMIAAAALVVGMVVAFIITDPIIHLITEPIRAIAERRGDDFSALNFTSVTSAFDLRMRIAFSIGIFLSAPVWLWQIWAFIMPGLTRKEVRYTVGFVASAVPLFFVGCWVGLLIVPHVIELMWGFTPEGGVNFYNATDYYDFVFKLMIVVGVAFVLPVFLVALNVAGIMSGKAILKGWRVAILIATLFSALATPAADIISMLMLAAILTVLFFAAAGVSMLFDRRKARRAAAAATPSGPIA; this comes from the coding sequence ATGTCCATCGGCGCGCATCTCGTGGAGCTGCGCAAGCGTCTGATGATCGCGGCTGCCGCCCTCGTGGTGGGCATGGTGGTCGCGTTCATCATCACCGACCCGATCATCCACCTGATCACCGAGCCGATCCGTGCGATCGCGGAGCGCCGCGGCGACGACTTCTCGGCGCTGAACTTCACCTCGGTGACCTCGGCGTTCGACCTGCGCATGCGCATCGCGTTCTCGATCGGCATCTTCCTGTCGGCACCGGTGTGGCTGTGGCAGATCTGGGCGTTCATCATGCCCGGACTCACGCGCAAAGAGGTGCGCTACACGGTCGGGTTCGTGGCATCCGCGGTCCCGCTGTTCTTCGTGGGCTGCTGGGTGGGGCTGCTGATCGTCCCGCACGTGATCGAGCTCATGTGGGGCTTCACGCCCGAGGGCGGCGTCAACTTCTACAACGCCACCGACTACTACGACTTCGTGTTCAAGCTCATGATCGTGGTGGGCGTGGCGTTCGTGCTGCCGGTGTTCCTGGTCGCGCTGAACGTCGCCGGCATCATGAGCGGCAAGGCGATCCTGAAGGGCTGGCGGGTCGCGATCCTCATCGCCACCCTGTTCTCGGCCCTCGCCACCCCGGCGGCCGACATCATCAGCATGCTCATGCTGGCCGCCATCCTCACCGTGCTGTTCTTCGCCGCCGCCGGGGTGTCGATGCTGTTCGACCGCCGCAAGGCGCGTCGCGCCGCCGCGGCCGCAACGCCGTCGGGGCCCATCGCGTGA
- the tatA gene encoding Sec-independent protein translocase subunit TatA, translating to MFQGLTGWHLLIVLAVILLLFGAAKLPALAKSVGQSARVFKSEMKEMKRDDEVVAPTPETPRATETGTASTAAPEPRRSNDPTI from the coding sequence ATGTTTCAGGGATTGACCGGATGGCACCTGCTGATCGTCTTGGCCGTCATCCTTCTGCTGTTCGGCGCCGCCAAGCTCCCCGCCCTCGCGAAGAGCGTCGGCCAGTCAGCTCGCGTGTTCAAGAGCGAGATGAAAGAGATGAAGCGCGACGACGAGGTCGTGGCTCCCACGCCCGAGACGCCGCGCGCCACCGAGACCGGCACCGCTTCGACCGCCGCCCCCGAGCCGCGCAGGTCGAACGACCCCACGATCTAA